The Streptomyces sp. NBC_01276 genome contains the following window.
GGCGGCCGGCTTCGGCGGGCCCGGGGCGGAGATCGCCGCGCGGGTGGCCGAGCGGTGCTTCCACCACCTGGAGGCGCCGGTGCTGCGGGTGACGGGCTTCGACATCCCGTATCCGCCGCCGATGCTGGAGAAGCACCACCTGCCGGGAGTGGACCGGATCCTGGACGCCGTGGCCCGGCTGCAGTGGGAGAACTGATGCCGCAGGTACTGGAGTTCAAGCTGCCCGACCTCGGTGAGGGGCTGACCGAGGCGGAGATCGTGCGCTGGCTGGTGGCCGTGGGCGACGTCGTCGAGATCGACCAGCCGGTGGTCGAGGTGGAGACCGCCAAGGCGATGGTCGAGGTGCCGTGTCCCTACGGGGGCGTGGTCACCGCGCGCTTCGGCGAGGAGGGTACGGAGCTTCCGGTGGGGGCTCCGCTGATCACCGTCGCGGTGGGGTCGGTGACGGAGCCGGAGGCCGAGGCGTCGGACGCGCCGTCGGGGTCCGGGAACGTGCTCGTCGGGTACGGCACCGACCACTCGCGGCCGGCACGGCGGCGCAGGATCCGGCCGGGTGCGGGTGCGGGTGCGGGTGCGGGTGCGGGTGCGGGTGCGGGTGCGGGTGCCGGTGCCGGTGCTGCTGTGGCGCCGGTCGCGGTGGCCGTGGCGCCGGCCGGGCCGGTGGCGGTGATCTCGCCGCTGGTGCGCAAGCTGGCCCGGGACAACGGCATCGACCTGCGGGCGCTGCGCGGGAGCGGGCCCGAGGGCCTGATCCTGCGGGCCGACGTGGAGGCGGCGCTGCGTCCGGCGGCCCCCGCGGCGGCTCCGGTTCCCGTGGCGGCGGCCGCCGCCGCACAGGGCGAGCGGATCCCCCTCAAGGGGCTGCGCGGCGCCGTGGCGGAGAAGCTGTCGCGCAGCCGGCGCGAGATCCCCGAGGCGACCTGCTGGGTCGACGCGGACGCCACCGAACTGATGGCGGCCCGGGCCGCGATGAACGCGGTGGACGGACCGAAGATCTCGGTGCTCGCCCTGCTGGCCCGGATCTGCACGGCCGCGCTGGCCAAGTACCCCGAGCTGAACTCCACCGTGGACCTCGCGGCGAACGAGATCGTCCGGCTCCCGGCCGTGCACCTCGGCTTCGCCGCCCAGACCGAGCGCGGGCTGATGGTCCCGGTCGTCCGGGACGCCCAGACGCGCAGCCCCGAGTCCCTGTCGGCGGAGTTCGCACGGCTGACGGAGCTGGCGCGGGCGGGCAAGCTGACGCCGGCGGACCTCACGGGCGGCACGTTCACCCTGAACAACTACGGGGTGTTCGGGGTCGACGGCTCCACGCCGATCATCAACCACCCCGAGGCGGCGATGCTCGGAGTGGGCCGGATCATCCCGAAGCCGTGGGTGTACCGGGGTGAGCTGGCCGTGCGTCAGGTCGTCCAGCTGTCCCTGACGTTCGACCACCGGGTGTGCGACGGCGGCGCCGCGGGCGGGTTCCTGCGGTACGTGGCCGACTGCGTGGAGAACCCGGCGGTGCTCCTGAGGGCGCTGTAGGGGCCGTTCGCTCGCAGCAGCCCGCCCGCTCCCCGGGGTTCCGTCCCGGGGAGCGGGCGGGCGCGTGTCAGGTGGCCCAGCCGGCCGGCCCAGCCGGCCGGCCCAGCCGGCCGGCCCAGCCGGCCGGCCCAGTCGGCCGGCCCGGCGCGCCGCACGGCGTCGTAGGTCGTCAGGTCGTCAGGAGGAGTTTGCCCACGTGGGTGCTGGACTCCAGGACGCGGTGGGCCTCGGCGGCCTCCCGCATCGGGTAGGTCGCGTGGACCACCGGACGGACGCGGCCCGAGGCGATCAGGGGCCACACGTGTTCCCGTACGGCGGCCACGATGGCCGCCTTCTCCTCCAGCGGCCGGGTCCGCAGCGAGGTCGCCGTGATCGCCGCCCGCTTCGCCAGCAGCGCGCCCAGGTTCACCTCGGCCTTCACCCCGCCCTGGAGCCCGATGATCGCGAGGCGGCCGTTCACGGCCAGCGCGTCCAGGTTCCGCGCCAGGTACTTCGCGCCCATGATGTCCAGGATCACGTCCGCCCCGGCCCCGCCCGTCGCGGCCCGCACCTCCTCCACGAAGTCCTGCTCGCGGTAGTCGACCAGGACGTCCGCGCCCAGCTCCGCGCAGCGGTCCAGCTTCTCCTTGCCGCCCGCCGTGACCGCCACCCGCGCCCCGACGGCCTTGCCCAGCTGGATCGCCATGGTGCCGATCCCGCTGGACCCGCCGTGCACCAGCAGGGTCTCGCCGGGACGCAGCCCGGCGACCATGAACACGTTGGACCACACGGTGCAGACGACCTCGGGCAGCGCGGCGGCCGCCACCAGGTCGACCCCGGCGGGCACCGGCAGCAGCTGACCCACCGGGACGGCCACGCGCTCCGCGTACCCGCCGCCGGACAGCAGCGCGCACACCTCGTCGCCCACCGACCAGCCGGACACCCCCGGCCCCAGGGCGGCGATCCGCCCGGAACACTCCAGGCCCGGGTGGCGCGAGGCGCCGGGCGGAGGATCGTAGAACCCCTGACGCTGAAGGACGTCGGCGCGGTTCACGGCGCTCGCCGCGACCTCGACGAGCACCTCCCCCTCGCCCGCCACCGGATCGGGTACCTCTGCCCAGACGAGGGCCTCGGGGCCGCCGGGCTGCTCGATGGTGATCGCATGCATGGCCCGGAATCTACGCGACCCGGCGCGCCCCGCCCAGTACGGTCCGGGCCGATTCCCCGGTCAGTCCGGCGGGCCGAGAGCGACGTGATGGGTCGTCGGAGGCGCTGCCCGCACGATGGTGATCAGGCGGTCCGTCAGCTGGAGGGGGCTCGCGTGCGGGTCGTCGTAGGCGAGGAGCCGGTGCCCGCGCAGCACGCTGATCACCAGGTCCTCCGTCTCCCGCACCCCGCGCCCGACTTCGGCCTTCCGGACGGGCCGTTCGATCAGGTCCAGGCCGCTGCCCTGGTGGATCAGGTCCTCCATCACGGTGCCCGCGCTCGGACTCAGCACGGACAGGCCCAGGAGCCGCCCGGCCGCGCTCGCGCTGGTGATGACCGCGTCCGCGCCGGACTGCTTCAGCAGTGGGGCGTTCTCCTCCTCGCGGACCGCCGCGACGATCTTCGCCCCGCGGTTGAGCTGGCGGGCCGTCAGCGTCACCAGCACCGCCGTGTCGTCGCGCTGCGTGGCGATGACGATCTGACGGGCCTTCTGGACCTCGGCCCGCAACAGGACGTCGGAGCGGGTGGCATCGCCGACGACCCCCGTGAACCCCTCCGCGTTGGCGCTGTCGATCACCTTGGCGCTGGGGTCGACGATGACGATCTGCTCCCTCTGGAGGCCGGTCGCCAGCAGCGTCTGCAGGGCCGAGCGGCCCTTGGTGCCGAAGCCGACGACGACCGTGTGCTCACGCAAGTTCTTCCTCCAACGGCGCAGCCGCCATTCTTCGCGGGTGCGTTCCGTCAGCACCTCCAGCGTGGTGCCGACCAGGATGATCAGGAACAGCACGCGCAACGGGGTGATCACCAGGATGTTGATCAGCCGTGCGCTGTCGCTGTACGGGACGATGTCGCCGTAGCCCGTCGTCGACAGGGTCACGGTCGCGTAGTAGAAGCAGTCGAGGAGGTCGACCTCCTCGTTGGCGTTGTCGTGGTAGCCGCCGCGGTCGAGCCAGACGATCAGGACCGTCAGGAACAGTACGCACAGCGCCATCAGCAGCCGTTTCGCCACCTGCCGCAGCGGCCTCTCGACCACACGGTTGGGGAGCTTGATCCGGCGCGAGACGAGCTTCTCGTCCGCGTCCCGGGCCATGGCGTCGTCGCCGTGCAGTTTCACGTGAAACATCCCCCCGAGGCCCAGGGCAGGTCGAGGACCTCCACGTCCTGCCCGGACCGCACGCCGTGCGGCGGTACGACGGCCAGCGCGTCGGCGCCGGCCACTCCGCGGAGCATCGCCGGGCCGTTGTAGTGCAGCGGTACGGCGTGCTCGTCGGTCAGCAGGACCGGCACCAGCCGGGTGTCGTACGGGTGGCCCTGCACGTCGCCCTCGACGGACACCGTGTACCGGGGCCGCTGGCGGCGCCCGGCGAGGGCCCGCAGCAGCGGCTCGGCGAGGGTCAGCAGCCCGGAGACAGCGGCCAGGGGGTTGCCGGGCAGCCCGACCACGTGGCGCCCGTCGGTCCGGTCGCCCAGGCGGGCCAGCAGCATCGGATGCCCCGGCCGCACGGCCACCCCGTCGACGAGCAGCTCGGCCCCGGCGCGCTCCAGGACGGGGTGCACGTGGTCGACGGGGCCCGAGGCGGTGCCGCCGGTGGTCACGACCAGGTCCGCGGTGGACCCGGTGACCGCGGCGAGCAAGGCCTCGGCCCCGTCCGGGTCGTCGCCGAGCCGGCGGGTGCCGACGACCTCGGCGCCGAGCCGGGTCAGCCACGGCCCGAGCATGGGGCTGAGGGCGTCCCGGATCAGGCCGTCGTGGGGAAGGCCCTCGGTGAGGAGCTCGTCGCCCAGCACCAGGACCTCGACCCGGGGGCGGGGCCGGGTGAGGAGTTCGTCGTACCCGGCGGCCGCGGCGAGGCCGAGGACGGCCGGGGTGACGAGGGAGCCCGCGGGCAGCAGCAGGTCGCCGGAGCGGCATTCCTGGCCGCGCGGACGGATGTCCTGTCCGGTGCTGACGGGCCGGGCCGGGTAGAGCTGGCTGCCGGACTCGCGGGCGTGCTCGCTGCGGATGACGGCGCTGGTGTCCGTGGGGATCCGGGCGCCGGTGGCGATCCGTACGGCCTCGCCGTCGGCGAGGGGGGCGGGTGGCTCGGCCCCGGCCAGGACCCCCTCGCCGGGGCGGATGTTCCAGGGACCGGGTCCGGCGACGGCCCAGCCGTCCATGGCGGAGGTGTCGAAGGACGGCAGGTCGCCGAGGGCGTCGAGGGGTGCGGCCAGCACCTCGCCGTGCGCGTCCGCGAGGGCGACCCGGTGCGTGCGGGCCCGGACGAGCGTGCCGGCGCGGGCGGCGGTCTCCCGAGCCTGCTGCCAGGGCGCGGCGCGGTGGCCGCCGCCGTCGGGGGTGCGGCTGACCAGCGCAAGGGCCTCGTCCAGGGCGTTGTCGGCGTCGGTACGGGTCATCCGGAGCCGTTCTCCTCGGGGTGTGGGGGCTGGGCCTCGGCGGCCCAGCGCAGGGCCAGTTCGGCGGCCTTGCGGGAGGCTTCGGCCACGGCCTGGGCGGGGTCGGCGCCCGCGGCCTCCGCGCGCGCGGCCGCGTAGCCGACCAGGAAGGTCGTCAGCGGGGCGGCGGGCCGGGCGACGCCGTGGGCGGCGTCACGGGCGACGTCGAGCAGGGTGGTGATGTCGACGTCGACGTCGATGCCGAGTTCGTTCTTGGCGGCGGTGATCCATTGCTCCAGCACGCTTCCATGCTCCCTGATCCGGGCACGGGCCGCCGCCAGGTCTTCCCAGGTGTCGCAGTCGAAGGAGGCGAGGGGCTCGGCCGAGGTGACCGTGGCCAGCCGCAGTTCGGCGGTGAGCGCGCGCAGCGGGAGTCCGCCGAGGTGGCCGTGCTCGGCGGCGAGCAGAGCCGCCCCGCGGCGCAGCGGTTCGGCCCGGTACGCGGCGACCAGGGGCTGGTCGCGGCCCTCGGGGTCCCTCAGCAGGGCCCCGTCGCCGGGGCCGGCGGACGCGGCGGCGAGCAGGGCCCGGACGGTGTCCCGGTCGAGGAAGGGCAGGTCGGCGGAGAGTACGAGGACCAGCTCGGCGGTGGTGGCCCGCAGCCCGGCGTCCAGCGCGGCCACGGGGCCGCCGCCGGGCGGGTCCTCCAGGGCCCAGCGGACGGGGCGGGCGGTGGGCCTGCGCGTGCCGACCACGACGGTGGCGGTGGCGTCCGCGCAGGCGGCCAGGACGCGGTCGAGGAGGGAACGGCCGCCGACGGGGAGGGCGGGCTTGTCGGCCCCGCCGAGCCGCCGGGCGGCGCCGCCGGCCAGGACGATGGCGTCGTAGGTCATGCCCCGAGTATGCGGCGGGCCGGGCGGGAGCGAAGGGGGGCCCTTACGCGCGATTTACGCGGAGCCGGGGCATGCCGGGTTCCGGGGCGTGCCGGGTTCCGGGAGCCGGGCGCCCGGTGCGGGACGCCACGGCACGGACCCGCTCCCTCGCGCCGTCCGGGCCGGGTGGCCCTCGGTGCCGGCCGGGGGCCGGACACTGCGGGGGCCGTTCCCGCACCTTCGTGCCGGCCGGGCCGGACACCGCGCGGGCCGTTCCCGCACTGTGCCGCGCGGCGCCGCCCCAGTGGCCCGGCGGGTACGAAGTGGGCCGGTCCGTGGCCTTCTTGGCGTGCCGGGAGCGGCCGGGCGGCGCAGTGTGGTGAGGTCATCGGGACGGCCCGGGGGCGGGTTCGGCTGTCCGGCACGGCCCGTGGCGGGTGGCGGCGGCCGTCACCCGCTGCGGCCCGGAGCCCTGACGGGCGGTCATCACGCTGACGACGGGCGCGCGGTGCGCCCCCGTCGTCCGGGGCGGGGCCACTGCCGGTCAGGCCCGGTACGGCTGCCGCCGCCCGGTGGCGACCCCCGGCGCCGGAAGGGGCTCCCGCGTACACGACGTACGCGGGAGCCCCTCCGGACCGCGGTGTTTCCCCCCGGCCCCGGCGACCGCACGGCACGGCTGCCCGGGGTCCGGCGGGTGCCTACAGGTACGGGCCCGAGCGGATCGCGCCGTGGGGGCCGCCGTCCTCGTCATCGTCGTGCGAGGCACCCGCCGGCAGGGCGCGGCGCATCTGCTCCAGCTGGGCCCGCGCCGCCATCTGCTGCGCGAACAGGGCCGTCTGGATCCCGTGGAAGAGTCCTTCCAGCCAGCCCACCAACTGCGCCTGGGCGATCCGCAGTTCCGCCTCGGACGGGATCGCCTCCTCCGTGAAGGGGAGGGACAGGCGCTCCAGTTCCTCGACGAGCTCCGGGGCGAGGCCGTCCTCGAGTTCCTTCAC
Protein-coding sequences here:
- a CDS encoding dihydrolipoamide acetyltransferase family protein; its protein translation is MPQVLEFKLPDLGEGLTEAEIVRWLVAVGDVVEIDQPVVEVETAKAMVEVPCPYGGVVTARFGEEGTELPVGAPLITVAVGSVTEPEAEASDAPSGSGNVLVGYGTDHSRPARRRRIRPGAGAGAGAGAGAGAGAGAGAGAAVAPVAVAVAPAGPVAVISPLVRKLARDNGIDLRALRGSGPEGLILRADVEAALRPAAPAAAPVPVAAAAAAQGERIPLKGLRGAVAEKLSRSRREIPEATCWVDADATELMAARAAMNAVDGPKISVLALLARICTAALAKYPELNSTVDLAANEIVRLPAVHLGFAAQTERGLMVPVVRDAQTRSPESLSAEFARLTELARAGKLTPADLTGGTFTLNNYGVFGVDGSTPIINHPEAAMLGVGRIIPKPWVYRGELAVRQVVQLSLTFDHRVCDGGAAGGFLRYVADCVENPAVLLRAL
- a CDS encoding NTP transferase domain-containing protein → MTYDAIVLAGGAARRLGGADKPALPVGGRSLLDRVLAACADATATVVVGTRRPTARPVRWALEDPPGGGPVAALDAGLRATTAELVLVLSADLPFLDRDTVRALLAAASAGPGDGALLRDPEGRDQPLVAAYRAEPLRRGAALLAAEHGHLGGLPLRALTAELRLATVTSAEPLASFDCDTWEDLAAARARIREHGSVLEQWITAAKNELGIDVDVDITTLLDVARDAAHGVARPAAPLTTFLVGYAAARAEAAGADPAQAVAEASRKAAELALRWAAEAQPPHPEENGSG
- a CDS encoding NAD(P)H-quinone oxidoreductase; protein product: MHAITIEQPGGPEALVWAEVPDPVAGEGEVLVEVAASAVNRADVLQRQGFYDPPPGASRHPGLECSGRIAALGPGVSGWSVGDEVCALLSGGGYAERVAVPVGQLLPVPAGVDLVAAAALPEVVCTVWSNVFMVAGLRPGETLLVHGGSSGIGTMAIQLGKAVGARVAVTAGGKEKLDRCAELGADVLVDYREQDFVEEVRAATGGAGADVILDIMGAKYLARNLDALAVNGRLAIIGLQGGVKAEVNLGALLAKRAAITATSLRTRPLEEKAAIVAAVREHVWPLIASGRVRPVVHATYPMREAAEAHRVLESSTHVGKLLLTT
- a CDS encoding bacterial proteasome activator family protein, whose translation is MEMPRSERSQDSPPHVLIVGQDGTAVGGADDESREVPVTEMVEQPAKVMRIGSMIKQLLEEVRAAPLDEASRVRLKDIHAASVKELEDGLAPELVEELERLSLPFTEEAIPSEAELRIAQAQLVGWLEGLFHGIQTALFAQQMAARAQLEQMRRALPAGASHDDDEDGGPHGAIRSGPYL
- a CDS encoding TrkA family potassium uptake protein, producing MFHVKLHGDDAMARDADEKLVSRRIKLPNRVVERPLRQVAKRLLMALCVLFLTVLIVWLDRGGYHDNANEEVDLLDCFYYATVTLSTTGYGDIVPYSDSARLINILVITPLRVLFLIILVGTTLEVLTERTREEWRLRRWRKNLREHTVVVGFGTKGRSALQTLLATGLQREQIVIVDPSAKVIDSANAEGFTGVVGDATRSDVLLRAEVQKARQIVIATQRDDTAVLVTLTARQLNRGAKIVAAVREEENAPLLKQSGADAVITSASAAGRLLGLSVLSPSAGTVMEDLIHQGSGLDLIERPVRKAEVGRGVRETEDLVISVLRGHRLLAYDDPHASPLQLTDRLITIVRAAPPTTHHVALGPPD
- a CDS encoding molybdopterin molybdotransferase MoeA, giving the protein MTRTDADNALDEALALVSRTPDGGGHRAAPWQQARETAARAGTLVRARTHRVALADAHGEVLAAPLDALGDLPSFDTSAMDGWAVAGPGPWNIRPGEGVLAGAEPPAPLADGEAVRIATGARIPTDTSAVIRSEHARESGSQLYPARPVSTGQDIRPRGQECRSGDLLLPAGSLVTPAVLGLAAAAGYDELLTRPRPRVEVLVLGDELLTEGLPHDGLIRDALSPMLGPWLTRLGAEVVGTRRLGDDPDGAEALLAAVTGSTADLVVTTGGTASGPVDHVHPVLERAGAELLVDGVAVRPGHPMLLARLGDRTDGRHVVGLPGNPLAAVSGLLTLAEPLLRALAGRRQRPRYTVSVEGDVQGHPYDTRLVPVLLTDEHAVPLHYNGPAMLRGVAGADALAVVPPHGVRSGQDVEVLDLPWASGGCFT